The region GAGTGGACTGGTTCAAGACTGGTCAGTTGATTCGAATCATTGACTTATTAGCCGCGATTTGCGCTAAGCTTTTCAATTGACGCTTGGTGTTGACTCAAGCCGGCAAGCAGCAATTCCTGCAATTTACAGAGTTAAAGAAGAGCACAATGACTTTCTGTGGTATGCAATTACCACAGTGGGTTCTTTTTCTTCTACTACTTCACGCAAAAGGTTTGAATGTCGAGCAGATTAAGATATTTAAATTCCTTTAAAGCTTCTCTTTAAAACGACTTTCTTTGCGTTGctcacaaagaaaattttccgTCAACGAAGGAGTAGCTGAATGATTTGGGCAAAAGATTCTCCCTTAACCCCTATTATTGAATCAACTGTTCTAACATAATGTCTATAGAGTTCTTCATTACCTCTTCAACTCATGTAGTTCAATGTCATCATTTAGTTGTCCACAGCTCAAGCAAGGTTCCAGCATTGGAGATAGATCTCACTACAGGCCATGCAACATCACAAAATCCATCCGGCAAATCTCAAGTCACTTTCATTCACAGACCCACTCCGTCTTCGAAACCAGGTCTTTGTGATGGCCAAGCTGTTGTCCGGTTGGATTTTAGCGGAACGTacaaaaaggccaagattgaGCTCATTTATGGCGGAGAGCCGCGCCTTTGGACAGCCACTATAGCGGATACAAAGATGACTTACGGTTTCGGTGCAAACCACGATTCCACTAGTAACTGCGCTTCTGTGCAAGTATACAACCGCCAATTCCGAATTTACACCAATAAGCTACAGGGTTACTTGAGTTATTCAATGAACGGGGACACTCTAATGCAAGTCAAAGATGATGCCGTGGACAAAGGAACGAACTTTACCATTGACGTGTCAGATGAAACGGTGACATGGAAAACGCAATCACTCAACTCGAGCAAaacggaaaaagaaaaaaatccttaCCTGTTCACATTGTCAGGTCAAGCCTCGACGTATGGTCTCCCAGTGGACACCTACCTCTACGCAGGATTCAATCGAGTTCCTCATGGTAGTTTCCACAACGGATCAGGGCTTTGCAAGGTGCGAATAACTTTCAGGAAGGACTTGGGAAGAGGTAAGGACATATTGCAATCGATACATGTTTTTCCCCCACAATAACCTGGTTCTCCTTCTGACTGTTTACAGAACGCGGATTAAGAGCGACTTGTTAATGTCTGTGTTTACATTTTGCTTACAAAACGTTTGGCGCAGCAGTGGGAAGGGTAGCTGTTTAATTTGCCATAGGTTGCATTTACATTAGCAAGGACGTGTTGAGTTTCACGATTGATATGCCAGCACTCCTCCGAATAAGTTTCACGGTAATCTGTTGAGTAATACTGCTACGTTTGTTCGTCAAAAATCCCGTCTTTAAACTACAAACGAGACATATTATTCATTACTCATTTTGCTGGCTTACGGCTTTGCGCTTGATTGGGTCCTATGCACTTAAATGGGTTCTTTGCTCTTAACTGAAATGGGTTTTTACATGAGATTAattctattttaaatttccctGTTGCTTAATGATGAATCCCATATGCAAACAGCTCAGCGGCAAAGGTGACACCTCACTTAACGTTTTCTGCCACCtcatgccaaaaaaaaaggtcgGCTTTACATTTTTGTTCGGCAAATCGTTAGCACAGCAGCACAGAAAGTCCAATTTATTATCAGTCTTTCTCGATGACTTAAAACAATCTTGAGCTTTCAGCTCGACAGTTTCTGAACACTTGAGTCTTTCGAAGCCATCATCACTTGAAGACGTGATACGGTCTGTTACGAAACTGTCACTTTTTCACTGATTTCCGGAAATGAACATTGTTCTGGGTTTTCAATTTCCGTCAATATTGGCCAAAGAAGACCGccagctaaaaaaaaaatagcatgtTAGACCAACTGAGTGTCATAGAAGAAGAAATGAGAACCATACTTGCGCTAATAAACCAACTTAAACTTCAACCCCATGCGTTTGCTTTGCACCTATCAACGGCACGCGGCGATAGGAATCTTTTTGAGTAATGACGTTTTAAACGTTGATtcattttgctatttttcgTCCAAGTCAGTCATTTCTCCACAAAAGACTCCATTACTTCTCCGCGGACCAGAAACCTAATCCGACGAGTAAATTACTCATGAAATCTATCATATATTGTTTGGTGGAATCGATCACAAAAAGTTTGAAActgacaacaataattatttaccgATGATTTTCTTGGGCATGTCGCTCTCAAAAACGCTGATCTCCTTTCAGTGTTTAGGTTGAGGGGTCACAGCGGAGCGCATTCCATTTTGATAAAGAAGGATTGGTCGGAGCCGgccaaaggaaaagaaaattccatgCTGTTTTCCTGTTGGGCTGAATCCGATTTGACAGTTGGGGGTTGGGGTGAGgcttctttgtttattttttaacccCAAGAACGATGGAAAAAGCACTCGTCTTTTGGGCCTGAGCTCTCTTGCTTTCCGTTTTAGCTAATAAAGATCTGCGACGCGACGGCAGccacaacgccacaaattttgcatatttaatgaagcaAATCAAAAGCCTTGCACGCCCTTCTCGTGCCTTTTTCAtatctgtacatttctttcccgttctcggcaaatctccGACGTGAAATGagcatttctcaagttttacagagaacgtgaacacacagccgccaatttgaattttcttccctGGCTTTTACacctgggtagttccgctagctttcaaaagttaaacaaattgacgtAACGATGGAAAAGatggacaaacttgaacttgcaatttttagcgacgttttcgttaccgtcgcgtcgtagatcttaaacccCCTAATTTCTCAGAGAGGGGACATAAACGTTCCTAATTAGtatcatttcatttcttaaTCTTCCTAAGAAACGTTTCTCTATGATCGCCAAATTATCATAATCCCCTACTTTTCGGATCTGACCTTTCCCGCTTTTTTGCCTCTTAGGTATTTCTCTCTACCACGGTCTCTTACTTGTGGTTAGTGCTAAGTTCTGTTTTAAATCGGTTTCAAAACCAATAAGCTTCAATCAAACCGGGTTTTAGCTTCGGAATAGACGAGTGTCCGTAGTATTTCGTTCTTGTCATTTTATTGAATTATCAACGAATGAGATATTTCATCAACAAGTTGCGATGATTAAAGCTTAATGTAATTGGTTTGAAAAGGCTTTTTCTCATCTGTTCTGTCAGCCTCAGTTTGAAAGAGGCGGGGTTGcagattgttttctttaagaaattgtttttcgaCTCAAATTCTAGGCTGTTTATTAAAAGAGAATTGTTTCCTCAGGAATTATAGCATCGATTAAATCCAATACAAATAGGCAAAGAATCGGGAAAGCCTTACTTCATTCGAACGATAGGCATGCTGAAAACAGTGGATATCGTTATCCTGCTTGTTAATAAGCTTAACTTTTGTAATTGGCATGACAAACGCTTTCAAAATTCCCTTAATACTTGTGTTATAACTCAGTTTGAGGGAGCGTAATCAGACAGACCATAAATCGAATCCAAATGATCTGTTTatgtaaaacaaatatttaacCGATGATATGTGAAAGGCGATTTGgttatgtttttgttaaaaacacgCTTATCCTTTCAAAAATCTTCCAGTCATACATATATAGATTGTACaagaaatttgtcaaattttatCAGGAAGACCTCATAATAAGTTCGAAATTCGTCGTCAATAACCATAGGAAGGCCCGGGAttaaaaaataactgaggcTTTCTCTAGAGGACCCCAGATTCATGACGAAACTGAGTAAGAATACATTGTTAACCGATTCTGTCGCGTATCGTAAATTATTTCACATGTGCTCTTGGtgcattttgctttcttttaccCCAGCGTATTAATGCGGCAAGGATTGAGATAAAATGTCAGAAAATAGCTTCTTTAAActgaaaaacatcaaaacagtCTCAGAAATTATGGCGTTTTGTAATTTGCTCTCTGTTAGCACAGCCTCACCATAGCTGCATCGGTAGCACATATGTCTCGCAAAAAAGCAGGGAGACCACTCTGCCATTAACGGGATTACTGGAATTACTTTTATTAAGCGACTGAGGCATGAATCATTTCACGTGGTATTAGTCAAAGCGATTAGTCTGGACTGCTAAAagcatttcttttatcttaTCACTGTGTTTTTGTGACTTCTTTGCGGTGAAGAAACAATAAGATAAAAGCAGTTTAATAGTTGCAGTGTTCTGGCAAATTTGAGATCAAAACAACAGTTCAgactttttttctctgtttttgaTTAAGCATTAACTTGCTTTTGCCGAATTTCAACTGACAAAGTTTAAGAGCTTTGGCTTCTTTTCACCTTGCATGTCATCCAATAATAATTGAGCGCACATCAATCTTGTCAAACATTTGGTGCTTTAAGAGAACGGTGAAAATTGAACACACATCATAGAAGATCCTCCCGTGGTGTAGCCATTTCCGTTGTTTTTCAGGCCCAGACTGGAGTATTCTTATTTTCCTCCGGATTTGAGGCTGGAATATTCTTATCGGACTATTCTTAGATTCAAGAGAAAAGTGTTTCCGTTTAACAAGGTATAGAGGTATCAAATACACAAACTGCTTGTTGTCGAGAAGTGTATCATGTTACATTCTGACCACACAGCTTCTTTAAAGTgctgttttattgtttaactGCGTGGGTAGTTTTGCCGTGTCGGAAAAAGAAGAATATGGcttatttttttacctttacagattttattgtattttacatatatttgacatgaaaaaatatattctgaaaaaaatctcagGCACGGATACAGTCTTAACATTGTCTTGAAATTTCGAACTTTCAGCTTCAATATTCTTACCGCAAAGTGTATACCTTGGTAGACATCATCATGTGAGCAATTAGAGGGTACTTAACGTGCTCAGGGAGTGACGCCACAAAGGAGCCAAAATTGCGAGAAAGATCCTTACTCAGCAGGGAGCAGTAGACAATATgttatcctttttttcttttcttttttttttttgtaatacgAAAGATTAACTTTAAATCGACGATATTTACGCCTTCTTAAAGAATCTCAGTCACTCTCGAGTTACTAAGTCCTTCTCAAAGTTCCTAACCTAACGCAGATGAAGCTAAAAGAGGACTGCGAAAAACGCAAGATGGTCACACTATAACGCCAGCCTGGTGAGGCTCTCATTACCGTACTACTTAGTATTCATGCGCGCGGTGGACCATATCACTCGGGTAGCTGTTTCACCCTGGCTTGTTCGGCCTCAGCAGCATTACAGACAAAGCCATCGTACCCTCAGAGGACATAGGCTGGGCTTTTCACTGCGAGTGCCCACGTTGGCTGAAAATCTGAATTTTGCGTGCAGTAGGGCCAATATGTCACAGCATTATTCTATGCTAAGCTCTCTAAAAACAACTCCACTTGAGTATTAGGACAAATTGCTAGGATACAACACGTTTCTGAGTCTAGAACAATAACAACATACATTTTTCGTGAGAATAAATTCTTGATGGGATTATCAGATAACTCGTGGATGCATTATGGCATTGTTGGCGGCTTATGTTTTGTAAAGAGAATGTTGTTTTTACTTGGCTAGAACATAGGTCTGTTGTTATCATATAAGAAACAATTGCATGCGATATGCATGCGATATTCTCACGGGaggtgtttgtttttttttttttttttcattctgaaaaattctaattttttttctgtaaattCTTTTTAACGAAATTTCTTACATTCAAGCTGAAAGTGATAGTTTCTtctttactattttttttcagagattTGATCCTCTAAACATTCTAAACATTCTTAAATATTGTTCAAAACACTCATCAATTAagagaaaatcaaacaatCCGGTGCTCAGTTGTTTGTTCACACAAAGCCTCTTCGTTCTTATCAAATTTTCTCGTGTATAAAAGCAGTGAGGACGTAATTAGTTGGAAATTCTCTTCATTTACAATTCAACGAGCCATTTTCATCCTGGAGAAGAGGAGCGAAGAACatcttaaaaatacaaaaattcaaagattCTCCGGGAAACCGTTGATAATTTTCCTGCTGGAGCACGTTAGATCAAAGTCAGAGATTTAGTCGAGTTGTTTTTAGTATGAGGTGAACCTTCTAGAGCAGAAAGCGATACAACAATGTGGAGTACTGAAATTTTTATATACTCTACGCCAACGGTGTATCGATTTCTGATCTAGAAAGTTCAAAAAAGATGTCATACACTTAAAAATATTGACTTTCTCGTACTCTGACATTGTCATAACACTGTTCTCATGTTAAAGTTATGGTAGTTATCTTTCACTCATGTCCACAAATGCTCGAAATGTCCGTTATAAGTCAAAGCGTAAACCACCTTTCATTACGGTAAGAgtttatgttgttgttgttatttttcggGGTTAGGTGTAAGGTTACTGATTTGCCTCTTTGATGAGTAGCGTGAGAAGGACACTGAATTTATGGTCTTTATTGTCCTTATTTCTCATCAGgcgcccgtttctcgaaagtcccaaaacttttcgggtgcaTTTCGGGTGACCTTATGGCCTCTTTCTATCTTCAACACGAAGGGacctcgaggcacgaaactttgcagttatttcaatttttattccctttagaACCCATGAagagaccagctttacagagtaagggggtcggagttttagaaatggcttttcggacccgaaaGGTTTCCGGAAGTCCCGAAGAGGATCGCGAAGTTTCATGGTTTAGAACGTcagcgttgcgaagatataaagggaattgtcgCACAAGAAATGGGCCCTagaagtttcgggacttttgataAACAGTGATGGTGACTATCGAAGAATGAGGGGAAACCTTATGACGCTTATTTAGACAAGCATGCGTCTGATTGAGTTTAATCCTGGTTCTTTCTCacctttaattttaattatttttcttgaattttcattcatagATTCAATATGCACGAGTGGTACACATGGTTGCCACAGAGATGCCAATTGTTTCCCCACCAAGCGCTCCCACAAATGCATCTGCAAACCTGGTTTCCGTGGAGACGGAAGACAATGCGAAGGTAGTTCAATGAGTGTTGTATTGCCTGAGTCCTGTAATTGATCGAAATCAGCAAATCTGGGTGTGATTTATTAACCCGTTCCACTACAATGATTGACAACATGGGGAAAATTATGGAAAATGTACTGattggaatttgaattttagagTCATTAATTGTTTGAATAACACTACTCTCCGCCTCTGTTATTCCATTGTCGTTCGGAACGTCttccttgttttcaattcgcatttttcattttttctgttGCAACAGAATACGATCCCTGTTCTATTGACAACGGTGGATGTCATCACATTTGTCAGAACGAAGCTGGGCGAGCCTCTTGCAGTTGTTACAAAGGATTTAAACTCCATCCAAATTCGAGAGACTGTTTGAGTGAGTAAACAGAAAGGGCTTTTAATATACTGTTTTCCAGTTGCTCTCAATCTCTTTTCTAAACCAGGTCTAACACTGTAATTTTTGCTTTGGTAATTTATTCTTATTTCTGAATGAATTTAGATTGATATTAATTCGATTAACCGCTCCATCTCGAAGAAGCGCCCACCCTGTAGGTAGGAAAAGTAAATAAGCACCCACTCCCCCTTCCCCAGAAAAAAAGCTGAAGTGCACTACAGGACCATAAGAACtgttgattattttttctttactggCTTACAATCTCTTGGATTCATTGTCTGACATTCTATGAGAATCATCTgaaattttcaactgaaatgTTATGTTTAAATTCTGCTTTGGTACAGCTTTGCGGCTTGTtcttgtatattttttttattatttatttttttggcaaaataaaCTTACTACTTTGTGGAAATGGTGAAAATTTAATAAGGTGCCCAATCTCAAGTAATCACTCCCCTCGAATAAGCACCTACCCTCAAGGTCCAAAAATGTAATAAGCGCCCATAGCAGTTCAATcgaataaatacggtattcataacaaagattTCGCCTtcagactcgctttgaaaaagggGCTGAAGTGAATTCGAAAATTGCCTATCAAGCTTCTAAAATAATGAACATCTTACCTTGCTTTCTCAAGCCGTAATGTAAGTAACAGGCCTATCATAGTCTCCAATAACTATTTTCGTTCTTTCCTTTGTACAGACAAGGAAGAGACAATTACGATAAGCAAGAAAGTGCGCTTGAGACTGAGCGAAGCGACCCTGTGCGATCAAGAGGATAAGGAAAAACAATTCCTCGCCAAACTTCAACAACGGCTTTCGAGTCGGGAAGTGTGCAACTTTCCTTGCAGAATTATCGGTCCAAATTTAAGGTGTCGCCTAAGAAATGGTCAAACTGTTGTGTCTGTAACTTTCGAAGTTGAGATggatcaaaatgtcatttccaCGTCCAAATTTTGTAACAACACCTGCTTGAAATGTCAAATGGAGGAACGACTTCGAAGAATGATTGCTGCAATACGTACGCTTACAGCAAATAGTAAGCTTAACGTGTCAGTTGACGATCAAACAATAAGCGTGAAGAAGACGTCTCTGCGAATCACGAAGACGAGGGATGGCGTTTTCTGCCTGAAGGAGAAAGCgggaacaaaaaagaaaagtaaacgATGTCTTCCTGGGACGTATTTTGACATGATTTCTCAGCGTTGTGAGAATTGTTCTCGGGGATCTTACCAACCCAACAGATCCGAAAACTTCTGCTTGCGTTGCCCGAGAAGCAAGACAACGCTGTATTCAGGAGCAAAGGATATCTCTCAATGCACAGGTAACTAAGTACATTTGTCTTCACGTACCAGGAGCTGATgactaggagcatgcaactcccatactaagcctatgtcacggcatgtttacagactgatctatttttagtacaccttttcttttgtgaaagaaaggcagttccggtccaatgacgcagtgacgtcaattagtgtcttgtgattggtcatggcactcccatgggagtctaATTCCGAGGAGATtctatctaaaaataaatcggtctatgaaaacgccgtgacaggaatatagttgagtggcatgctcctactcataggctcttTCTTGCACCTACTTTAAACGTGTCGTTTCTTTTGACTTGTCGACGACTCGGGTaagtgaaatttaaaaaataagattcattttcattgctttACTTGAGAGGAAATACTAATAATCCTTGACAGAAAGGCTCTggttcttaaccctttcactgccaaggggttccccattgacgagtaaaatcgtctggcgttagacagagtaaaacctataagtgccctgagcgctcctgcggcagttaaagggttaatCCTGTGATGGCATCTCAGTGCTTTTTAATGTAACTGAGTAGAATGTAAATGATGTTTGCGACTCTCTCAACTTTCCAGCATCTTGGAAAGCTGATTCACAGTTGGAAAGTTCTCTCACGTGATATTCTAtctttcttcttatttttttttagacacTGTTTGTGGTGGAAACCTCACCTCAATGACTGGCGTCATTACATCGCCGAATTATCCTGACCCCTATCCCAAGGGAATCGAATGTGTTTGGAACATTCGTTGTCCTAAGGGACGCGGTTTGCTCATGTTCATGCCAAATATATCAATACCGCTGACCAGTGAATGCTCAGACCATTTGATCATGCGCGAAAATTCCAGTCCCTATTCAAAGACCACGTATTTGCAGTGTGAATCGTATTCCAATCCTGTCACCTTTATT is a window of Acropora palmata chromosome 11, jaAcrPala1.3, whole genome shotgun sequence DNA encoding:
- the LOC141897986 gene encoding uncharacterized protein LOC141897986 isoform X2 — protein: MTFCGMQLPQWVLFLLLLHAKVVHSSSKVPALEIDLTTGHATSQNPSGKSQVTFIHRPTPSSKPGLCDGQAVVRLDFSGTYKKAKIELIYGGEPRLWTATIADTKMTYGFGANHDSTSNCASVQVYNRQFRIYTNKLQGYLSYSMNGDTLMQVKDDAVDKGTNFTIDVSDETVTWKTQSLNSSKTEKEKNPYLFTLSGQASTYGLPVDTYLYAGFNRVPHGSFHNGSGLCKVRITFRKDLGRDSICTSGTHGCHRDANCFPTKRSHKCICKPGFRGDGRQCEEYDPCSIDNGGCHHICQNEAGRASCSCYKGFKLHPNSRDCLNKEETITISKKVRLRLSEATLCDQEDKEKQFLAKLQQRLSSREVCNFPCRIIGPNLRCRLRNGQTVVSVTFEVEMDQNVISTSKFCNNTCLKCQMEERLRRMIAAIRTLTANSKLNVSVDDQTISVKKTSLRITKTRDGVFCLKEKAGTKKKSKRCLPGTYFDMISQRCENCSRGSYQPNRSENFCLRCPRSKTTLYSGAKDISQCTDTVCGGNLTSMTGVITSPNYPDPYPKGIECVWNIRCPKGRGLLMFMPNISIPLTSECSDHLIMRENSSPYSKTTYLQCESYSNPVTFISRSKNLYVKFSSKTNEEMADGFKVFYVTFEEQYRELVASIVEDGTLYGNSSLRRILKDENLITQILDVMAHPQKFDRYETSRTRKTIPEFYAFVEKKVTDFFGSPYRRRR
- the LOC141897986 gene encoding uncharacterized protein LOC141897986 isoform X1, which produces MTFCGMQLPQWVLFLLLLHAKVVHSSSKVPALEIDLTTGHATSQNPSGKSQVTFIHRPTPSSKPGLCDGQAVVRLDFSGTYKKAKIELIYGGEPRLWTATIADTKMTYGFGANHDSTSNCASVQVYNRQFRIYTNKLQGYLSYSMNGDTLMQVKDDAVDKGTNFTIDVSDETVTWKTQSLNSSKTEKEKNPYLFTLSGQASTYGLPVDTYLYAGFNRVPHGSFHNGSGLCKVRITFRKDLGRVFRLRGHSGAHSILIKKDWSEPAKGKENSMLFSCWAESDLTVGGWDSICTSGTHGCHRDANCFPTKRSHKCICKPGFRGDGRQCEEYDPCSIDNGGCHHICQNEAGRASCSCYKGFKLHPNSRDCLNKEETITISKKVRLRLSEATLCDQEDKEKQFLAKLQQRLSSREVCNFPCRIIGPNLRCRLRNGQTVVSVTFEVEMDQNVISTSKFCNNTCLKCQMEERLRRMIAAIRTLTANSKLNVSVDDQTISVKKTSLRITKTRDGVFCLKEKAGTKKKSKRCLPGTYFDMISQRCENCSRGSYQPNRSENFCLRCPRSKTTLYSGAKDISQCTDTVCGGNLTSMTGVITSPNYPDPYPKGIECVWNIRCPKGRGLLMFMPNISIPLTSECSDHLIMRENSSPYSKTTYLQCESYSNPVTFISRSKNLYVKFSSKTNEEMADGFKVFYVTFEEQYRELVASIVEDGTLYGNSSLRRILKDENLITQILDVMAHPQKFDRYETSRTRKTIPEFYAFVEKKVTDFFGSPYRRRR